The genomic interval GCTGGGGCTTCCGGTCCTGCAGCCCGTGAAGCTCCGCGACCCGGAGTTCATCGAAGCACTGCGGGCCTGGCAGCCCGACCTGGGGATCGTGATCGCCTTCCGGATGCTGCCCGAGGTGGTCTGGGCCATGCCGCGGCTGGGGACCTTCAATCTCCACGCCTCGCTGCTGCCCCAGTACCGGGGTGCCGCGCCGATCAACTGGGCGATCATCAACGGCGAGACCGAAACCGGCGTCACGACCTTCCTGCTGAACCACGAAATCGACAAGGGGGCCATCATCGGGCAGCTCCGCGTGCCGATCGGCGCGGAGGATACGATCGGCACGATGTACGAACGGCTCATGGAGGTGGGCACCGGGCTGGTCCTCGATACCGTGGAGCGGATCGCCTCGGGGAGGATCGAGCCGATCGAGCAGCAGGGGATCGACGAGTCGACCTTGCGCCCGGCGCCGAAGATCTTCAAGGAGGATTGCCGCATCGACTGGAGCTGGCCGGGCAAGCGGATCGTGGATTTCATCCGCGGGCTGTCGCCCTATCCGGCCGCCTGGACGGCGATGTACCGCGAGGGTTCGGGCGAAGAGGCGCTGACGGCCAAGATCTTCGCGGCGAAGTTCGAGGCGGCAGACCATGCGGGAATCGCCTGCGGCACGGTCGAAAGCGACGGGCGGAGCTTCATCCGCGTGGCGTGTGCCGACGGTTGGGTCCGGCTCGAAGAGCTGCAGATTGCCGGGAAGAAGCGCCTTGCGGTGCGGGAACTGCTTTTAGGCTGGCGCGACGTTCTGCAGTATTATTTTGAAAAACAATAAAAAAACGGTATATTTGTTCAATCACCAAAACCGTTTTGCCTATGGATAGATAAAAAGAAGATTGTAACCCTTTAAACTTTCTCCGTACCGTCACCGCACGAAAAGCGCCGGTACATACATATAAAAAGCGTTAGCTTTATCTCTTGCTTTTCGAAATCTGGAAAATCTGAAATTAGCGTAAGTTTTCTATACATAATCCACTTATAATCAATTTATTTATATCTTTACATCTTTGATTAAGAAACAACACAGAAACAAAACCATCGATTAAAGCAAATTCAAGCCTTTTCTATTTTCATTAGGTTTCATTCCTTTCACTTGTTTGCACAAGGAGTCCGTGTTCTACAGTGAGCAGTTATTCTCTCTGCTCCAAGAGCCATTTATTGATGAACATACTTGCAGCCAAAAAAGAAAAACATCCAATCTCTCTTCTGTCTGCGCTTCCTTTTTTTTGTCAGCAAACTGCTCTTACAATAATAGTCATAGGCATACTGACAAGCAAATATGCCTATCTAAATATAGTTTACTTTGGTTTAGCTTATATATAGAGCTAATAAACTAAAGTAAACTGAATTTTCGTAACCGTTATCTGTTTTCAACAGAGTCGCGCCAAACGAAAAAATAGCTGGAGTCAATAAGTTACTTGGCGCAGACATCTCCTTTCTTCCACTCGTTTGATTTTACTTTAATGAACGTATGTATGAAACGGAAATAAAGTAAAGCTCATATTTCTCTTTTCGCTGTAATCAGAGTCCTGGCGTAATTAACACTTCTATACCATACATGAACAACTGAAAATCCTTGTGTCTCCGGTTTGATTTCTGGTGGTACAACTTGAAAGACAACCGCTTGCAGCAACACAGGCGGCTGTTCCGTTTTCGGCGGGTACACAATTTCGACACAAATACGGGGTTTTTCCTGCTCCGGCTATTGAATAGAATGGCCGCAACTATCACCAGCGTATCATTGCCCACCTATTTCTTTTTCACCGTTTCCTTTATCTATTATAAAATAATCTCTACCCAATTTACACCTGTCGTCCATCGTGAATTTCACATCCACAACAGTATGGGCTGGTTTTGAGGAAGATAACTGCATTGGTTGCATATCAAGCACAGGGAACCAAGAACGAAGGATATCCAAAAAGAATTGATATCTTGCCTTGGTAGTAAAACTATATCTGTCCTGCGAAGAAAATGGAACAATAAACATATAGCGCACATTGGCTATATTAAGTGAAGCCCAACAATATGGATACCTGTAGTCTTGCTCCTTACGGATACATAAAGAGAACAAAGGAGTTGTATAATCCACGGAACAGGATGCAACCATAGGCAACCTCCGATAATTCGCAGGTGCATTGATCCAATCTATTGTTTTCTGGAAAAAGCCGATTTGATTTTGGGGCAGGCAGCTCACCGCATATTTACAGAAACATTTATATACATTTTGCGGAATGTACTTTAGGGATGACGTATCCAAAGGCGGCAGATTCTGAATGCCTGTTCTGATATCTCCATTCTCGATATGCAGATCCTTTAATTGCATCATAAATGTCCCCTGAGAATTATATTGGCGACTTGAACGATCCAGCCAAAACTTAAAATTCTCGCCACATGTTTTTCGTATTCCCTTTTTTCCTGAAATACCGCACAAAGAAAGCAGGAAAGAGTGCATATTCACGACATCGGGTTCAATAGTCCGGCTAAAATATTCGTTGCATTCATCACATTCTTCATGGCAAACAAGGCTTTTATACCCCAAGGACTCAGATATGGCATGGGATTTATGAGTAAATGAGGTTAACGGAGCAGAGCGATGGCAGAAACGGCATACTCTTTTCGATTTGTCAGCTTCTCCGATGTATTGCATTCGACCTTGCCCATTGAATATACACACCGAATAGTTGGATGAAAACTGTTCCATCCTTTCTGCATAAGGCTGAATAAAATTTTCTTTCCCGTTGAACTCATATACGACTCCTTTCAAGCGATATAATATGATTTGGTCTGTTTGATAATCCCTTCCGACAATAACGATAAACTTTGAATTGACGGGGATGTTGTTTAGTTCATATCTTATCGTCTCGGGAAAGCCATTTTTTCCTAATATATCCAACTGTTTCAAACGGGATCTAAATTCCTCATCCGCTATTTGGACCGGCAATATCGCACCGGTTTTGTCTATCTTAAATATCGAAGAAACAAGCCGACACATACGAAGCGTATGAGCCTCCAAATATATAGCACAATCTCTTAATGAAACAATTGTAATTTTCATCCTTTACGTTCTGAAAACATCAATAAAAATACACAAATTTATAATCATTTCAGATGTATCGTACTAAACTGTATCAACTTTTACCAAGTGTAAAACTCTCATCATAACCAGAAAACATCTGCCATTCGCAAAATAAGCACAAGTTTATCCGTTATACACTGAATCCATTTCGGGGTAGCCTAATACCCCGTCAGCCGTTCGTCGGCGGGAGGAATGCCACACAATCTGCAAGCAGGGGCGATCTCGTTGTCCAATGCCGGACTGATTATTTAGTGGCAAACAGGTTGGTATGGTTAGACATAGTATTGCCATCGAAATTTCTCCAGCGACACGCACAGCAGTCAAGCGACAAGAGGGAGAAAGAAGATGTAAAACGAAACAATTATATCCGAATCAAACAACCTATCCCCGCAGCCTATTCAGAGATATTTTTCATTGGCGGGAGGTCAATCCTATCGACGACTTGTCCCTTTTATACAGGATGCCCAAAGCCCGTATTTGACTCAAACTTTCACCACCGATTTTCTTTCAGTTGTTTATCTGGAAACGGTTTACTTTAGTTTTTCTCCCTTATATATAGATACTAAAGTAAACTAAAATATATATGACCGCTTCGGTACAAAGAACAATCCATGTTTCAGTCGAACAACCCGTTCACCAGATTGACTGCATCGTCCTTTTTCTGATTGATGATTTTGGCGTATACCTGTGTCATCTTCACGTCGGCATGACCGAGCAACTTCGAGGTTGTATAGAGGTCAGCGCCAAGCGTCAGCATCATCGTCGCAAACGTGTGACGGGCGGTATGAAATGAGAAACGTTTGTCTATGCCGGCCGCTTTCGCCCATGGTTTGAGCAGCAGGTTTATCATCGTTGGACTCGGTAAGTCGAAGACGTGGTCTTCCGCCATCTTGTCTCCTCGCTCCGGCATCCACTTTAACGCTTCTGGTGAAAGCGGCAAATAAATCGGCTCTTTGGTTTTCTGCATGGACACAGCAAGGCGATATTGACCTCTATCCACAAAAACATCTTTCCATCTCAAACCGATAATGTCGCTTATTCGCAATCCACAGAAGCAAGAGAACAAATAAGCCTGTTTTACGGCCTTATTCTTCATCGGAGTAGCAATCAGTGCCCGGACCTCTTCAATGGTCATATACGAGCGTTTGCTCTCCGGCAAGCGTATCTTATCCGAGTTGTTGATCTTCGTAAACGGGTTGGACTTGATAATATCCGCACGAACGGCGGCATTCAAAGCTCCGTTCAGAATACGGTAATAAGTGTGAAGCGTAAAGTTTGACACCCGTTTTCCTTTGGGGCGATACTCCGTCTGCAGATAGTCGATATACTCTTGGCAGAATGCCTTGTCAATCTGATCCATTGTCATGCGTTCACCCGCATAATCCTTCAGTATGCGGATAGTTACCATTATTTGGTTCCCGTCCTTTTTACCACGCTTCGCCTGATTCTCTTTGTAGGTCTTCATCCAGTCTAAAAGAAAAACCTTTTCCCTGTGTTCGATTCCGGCCTCGCCATTGGTAAGTTGGATTATGCGCTTCGATTTGATGGCATTGGCGGCATTCATGGTCGCCTGATTCTGCAGACGGGCATTGTTGTCCGTTTCCGGAATGAGGTACAACTTAAGATATTCGTATGTTCGTTTGCCGAAACGGTATATATCAAGATACAGACTTTGGCTTCCATCTGCCAGCTTCTTTGTCCGAAGGCGGACAGGCTCTTTTACTTTTGTAGGCTTCTTTATTCGTGGCATATCAATCCCTTCATAATTTTGTTTCTGTTGCAAAGATATGATAAAGGTCGATATTGAGAAACAAACGAGGAACAAAATTGTACCGAAAAAGAACCAATCAACTGAAAAGAATGAAAACAACTGAAACCATCAAACGCCCTGCAAAGTATTGTAAATAAGCTATTTTATTTGCACTTGTTTGGCTTTTGTTTTCATTTTATGGCTTTGCTTTATAAATCTGAAAAATTTCACAAGCTGCCAGGAGTAAGGCGTAAACGCTCACGTTTCTACGTGGGCTTTACTCTTTATTTGGCAGCACAGGTATTCCAGAACCTCGAAAAGCAGATAAAAGTTTTGTCCCACGTTTTTTATATGCCATTTCTCAATTTTAATTCTAATTCTAATTTTGATTATTATGGCAACCTGGAATATTAAAACAGCAGTCGACATTCTTTTAAAGAATGGCCAAAAGATCTCAAAAGGAACAAGTGTCAAAGTCATTGGAGATCATACCAATCCTATGTTTTCTAAGGGTGGAAGAGAAGCAGTCCAAAATGCTTTTAAAAGCCAATACGGGGTCGATGTTCCATCATACAAGATTAATCGAGGAAACATGAAATAACTATAAAGAGAAGGCGATCGGATTTCCGACCGCCTTCTCGCTATTTTCCACCTGGCAGATTACCGGATCTTGTGAATGATCTCGCCGCCGTGGCGGATTGCCTCCTCGTTCTGCGGAAGCATCTTCCATGCCCGCTCCGGTAGCGACTTCTTCAACCCGACCATCACGTTCTCCATCTCAACCACCGGGCAGACCTTCAGGTAACCGCCCAGGATCATCGTGTTGAACATCTTCGCCTGGCCCAGCTTCGCACACTCCGCCGTCGCGTCGATCGCATAGACCGAAATGTCCGTGCGGACCGGATGGCGCGTAATGCCGTTCGTGTCGTAGATCAGCACGCCGCCCGGCTTGACCATCGGCTCGAACTTCTCCATCGACTGCTGGTTCAGGATGATTGCCGTGTCGAACTCGTGCGCAATGGGCGACGAAATCTTCCGATCCGAAAGGATCACCGTCACGTTCGCCGTGCCGCCGCGCATCTCCGGACCGTAGGAGGGCATCCACGTCACCTCGAAGTCCTGCATCACGCCCGAATAGGCCAGAATCTTGCCCATCGAGAGGACGCCCTGTCCTCCGAATCCTGCTATGATCAATGTCTCTTTCATCGCTTTACTCCTTTTTTACGTCCTTGATATCGCCCAGCGGATAGTAGGGCAGCATGTTCTCCTCCAGCCAGCGGTTCGACGCCACGGGCGAGAGCTTCCAGCCGCTGTTGCAGGTCGACACGACCTCCACCAGCGAGAAGCCGTTCCCGGCCATCGCGTTCTCGAACGCCTTGCGGATCGCACGCTTGCATTTGCGCACGTTCGCCGCCGTGTGGACGCTCTGCCGCGTGATGTAGGTCGCACCGTCCAGATGCGCCATCATCTCGGCAATCTTGTACGGATAGCCGTTCAGCCGCGGGTCGCGGCCGTAGGGCGTCGTCGAGGTCTTCATCCCGAGCAGCGTCGTCGGGGCCATCTGGCCGCCCGTCATGCCGTAGATCGCGTTGTTGATGTAGATCGCCACGACGTTCTCGCCGCGCGCCGCCGCATGGATCGACTCCGCCGTACCGATGGCCGACAGGTCGCCGTCGCCCTGGTACGTGAAGACCATGTTCCCCGGCCAGAGGCGTTTCACCGCCGAAGCGATGGCCAGGGCGCGTCCGTGCGCCGCCTCGATCCAGTCGATGTCGATGTAGTTGTAGGCGAAGACCGAGCAGCCTACGGGCGAAATGCCCACGGTGCGGTCTTCGAGTCCCATCTCCTCGATGACCTCGGCGATGAGTTTGTGCACCGTACCGTGGCTGCAACCCGGGCAGTAGTGCATGACGTTATCGGTGATGAGTTTCGGTTTCGCGTAAACCAGATTCTCCTGTTTGATTTCAACCTCTGCCATCGTAGTCTACTTTTTAATCAGTTTTTCCTTCAGGGCGTCGAGCACCTCGTCGGGATTGAACAACATGCCGCCCTGACGTCCGTAATGCTCCACGGGGGCCTTGCCGTTGACGGCCAGGCGCACATCCTCGACCATCTGCCCGGCATTCAGCTCCGCCGAAAGGAAGCCCTTCACGCCGCGGGCCGCCAGCTCGGCGATCTGCTTCGTGGGGAACGGGTAGAGCGTGATCGGCCGCAGCAGGCCCACCTTCAGCCCTTCGGCACGCGCCATCTCGACCGTTGCCGAGCAGATCCGCGCCGACGACCCGAAGGCCACGATCACATACTCCGCATCGTCGCACTCGACGGCCTCGTAACGCACCTCGTGCTCCTCCATCGCCTTATACTTCTCCTGCAGGCGCAGGTTGATGACCTCCATCTTCTCGGACTGCAGCTCCAGCGACGTGACGATATTGCGCTCACGGTCGGCGGTTTTCCCGAAGGTCGCCCACGTGCGGCATTCGGCCTTGATCTCCTCGTCGCTCTTGCGCGGGCGCTGCGGGGCCAGGACGACCTTCTCCATCATCTGACCGATGGCACCGTCGGCGAGGATCATCGCCGGATTGCGGTACTTGAAGGCCAGGTCGAAGGCCAGGGCCACGTGGTCGTGCATCTCCTGCACGGAGTTCGGCGCCAGGACGATCAGGTGGTAGTCACCGTGTCCGCCGCCCTTCACGGCCTGGAAATAGTCGCCCTGCGAGGGCTGGATCGTGCCCAGACCCGGGCCGCCGCGCTGGCAGTTGACCACCAGGCAGGGGAGCTCCGCACCGGCCAGGTAGCTCAGGCCCTCGGCCATGAGCGAGATGCCGGGGCTCGACGACGAGGTCATGACCCGCTTGCCGGTTGCGGCGGCGCCGTAGACCATGTTGATCGACGAAACTTCCGATTCGGCCTGCAGGACCACCATGCCGGTCGTCTCCCAGGGTTTGAGTTCCATGAGGGTCTCCATGACCTCCGACTGCGGGGTGATGGGGTAGCCGAAATATCCGTCGCAACCGTAGCGAATCGCCGCATGGGCGATCACCTCGTTGCCTTTCATCAGTTTTACTTCCTTCTCTGCCATCGCTTATTCGAATTTTTGACGATAAACCGTGATGACGCTGTCGGGACAAATCACCGCACACGAAGCGCATCCCGTGCAGGCGTCGGGATTCGCCATCCAGGCCACCGGATAACCTTTGCCGTTCACCTCCGCCGACAGGGCGAGCACCTCGCACGGGCATACCGAAACGCAGACGCCGCACCCTTTGCAACGCTCTCTGTCAACGACGATTGTTCCTTTGATCTTAGCCATAACGCCGAATAGTATTGTTAAGTTGCTTACAAATATACGAAAATTTCCCGGCACGGATTTGTTTTCGTTATAAAAAACGCCGTCTTGTGATAAAATCGAGCATGTAACACACCCGAAAGACGCCCTGCATTTTTTATAAGAAGGGAGCCTTCCCTCGCAGGAAGGCTCCCTTCTTGTCTGCCGAAACCGCTTCGGGCAACTCCGTCAAAGATGGATCGCGGCGCCGAGGGCCGCTTCGGCGGCCTCCATCACCCCTTCGTTCATCGTCGGGTGGGCATGGATCGTGCGGGCGATCTCATGAGCCGTGGCTCCCAGCTTGCGGGCCAGCGTCGGCTCGGCCAGCATCTCCGTCACCGATGCCCCCACCATGTGGGCGCCCAACAGACGCTCCTGCCCGTCGAAAATCAGCTTCACGAAGCCGTCGCGGTCGCCGGCAGCCGTGGCCTTGCCCGAGGCCGTGAAGGGGAAGCGGCCGATCTTCACGGCAATACCCTGCTCGGCGGCCTGCTGTTCGGTCATGCCGACCGACGCCACCTCGGGCTGCGTGAAGACGCACGACGGAATGGCCGCGTAGTCGACCGGTTCGGGCGAGAGCCCGCAGATCGCCTCCACGCAGCAGATCCCCTCGGCCGAGGCCACATGGGCCAGCGCCGGGCCGGGCACGATGTCGCCGATGGCGTAGATACCCGGAACATTGGTGCGGTAGAATTCGTCGACACAGACCTTGCCGCGCTCGACGGCTACGCCCAGCTCTTCGAGACCGATCCCCTCGATGTTGGACTGAATGCCCACGGCCGAGAGCACGACATCGGCCGTAAGGGTCTCCGGGCCCTTCCTGCCTTCGATCTCCACCTCGCAGCGCCCCTCGTCCGTGACGCGCACCTGCTTGACGGCCGTCCCGACGAGCACCGTGGCGCGCAGCTTGCGGAAAGCGCGCTCCATGGCCTTCGAGACCTCTTCGTCTTCGAGGGGCATCATGCGCGGGAGGTACTCGATAACGGTGACCTTGACCCCCAGTGCGGCGTAGAACCACGCGAACTCGCTGCCGATGGCCCCGGAGCCGACGACGATCATCGTCTCGGGCAGCCGCGTAAGCGTAAGGGCCTGGCGCGAGGTGATCACATGCTCGCCGTCGACCGGAATGAACGCCATTTCGCGCGGACGCGCCCCGGTGGCAAGGATAATGTGGTCGGCCTCGTACTCCGTACCGTCGACATCGACACGCCCCGGGGCCGTGAGGCGGCCCGTTCCGGCAATGAGGTCGATGTTGTTCTTCTTCAGCAGGAACTGCACGCCGCGCGACATGGTCTCGGCCACGGCCCGCGACCGTGCGACGATCTTTTCGAGATTCGGCCGGATTTCTCCGGAGAGTTCGAGTCCGTACTGCCCGGCATGGCTGCACCAGCCGTAGACCTGGGCGCTTTTCAGGAGTGCCTTGGTGGGGATGCAGCCCCAGTTGAGGCAGACGCCGCCCGCCTCGGCCCGCTCCACGAGAGCCACCTTGCGGCCCAGTTGCGCGGCCCGGATGGCGGCCACATATCCGCCGGGGCCGCTGCCGACGATCAGCATGTCGTATTTCATGACGTTGTATCGGGTTTATTGTATTTTCGTATAGTTCGGTGGTTCGGGCGGGGGGGGGTTATTTGCGCACTTTCAGCACCTCGCCGTTGTCGGCGGCCACGGCCCGTTTCCACTTTTCGTTGTAGCCCGGGAACTGGATCTTGTCGGGGATCTGCCTGCCGTTCCCGTTGTCGACGAAGTGCGCGGCCGAGCCGTCGCCGTCGAGGAACGACAGCACGTCGCCGTGCTCGCTCTTGACGTTGCCGTCGATGTACTTGATGAGCAGGTAGCCGTTGAGCCGCTGCCAGCGGTCAAAGAGCTCCTGGGCCGTCGAGACGCTCAGGTCGGTAAGGTAGTTGCGCCGCGCCGCGGGCGACATCCTTCCGGTGCGGGCCATGATCGTCTCCATCTCGGCCAGGCGGGCGTTCTCCCACTGGTCGGTGACCTTGCGGATGTCGGCCGCGATCATGTCGTAACGCATGTAGGCGAAGTTGGTCGTGCGGTTGAAGAGCCAGAAGGCCGACGTGGGCGAGTATTCGAGCATCGAGCCGTTTCCTTCGCGGAAGCACTCGGGGACCTCCTGCGCCGAGCAGAAGATCGGCGTCAGGCACGACGTTGCGGCGTCGTCGACCCCGAACCAGAGGATTCCCATGTCGGCGGGACGATCGGCGCGGGCCTGTCCCACGAACCAGAATCCGGTCTGCTGCGTGGCCGTGGCGCGCTCGTTGAGATAGGTCTCGCCGTCGACCTCGAACTCCATCGGGCGCCAGCGGTAGGGGCAGTTGTGGCCTCCGGCCCCGAGGTCCGTGGTCATGTCCATCGGCGTACCCTCATAGTGGTCGCGCATACAGTCGAACAGGACCTTCGGGGAGATCTTCGTGCGGGGTTTCACCCACAGCGGCATCCGGTTCTGGAGGTTGTAGCCCATGGCGTAGTCCTCGTAGGCGTCCATGCCGTCGGCCACGGTGCGGAAGAAGGCCCACACGCGGGCATCACAACCGCGGACGGTGCCGAAGTCGGCCGGGCAGTAGGCATCGGCGAAGCTGAACTCCTCGTCCGTACCCTTAAAATAACCCATCTCGCGGGCAAACTCCACGACGTCGGGGGCATAGAGACAGTTTTCGGGGTCATCCTTCGGGAAGGTGGTGATCCGCGCCTGGTTGGCGTGGGCCGAGACATACCCGTCGGGAATGCGGCGAGCCACCCAGACGATTCCCTTGCGGGCGTTCCCGCCCTTGCCGTCGTCCTTGTATCCCTTGCCGATGAGCTCCATGATCCACGCCTCGTTCGGGTCGGCGATCGAGAACGACTCGCCGCTCGACGCATAACCGTGCGTGTTGGCCAGGTCGACGATCACGCGGATGGCCTCACGGGCCGTGCGGGCGCGTTGCAGGGCGATGTAGATCAGCGAACCGTAGTCGATGCGGCCCGTGGTGTCGACGAGCTCCTCACGTCCGCCGTAGGTGGTTTCGCCGATGATGAGCGAGTGTTCGTTCATGTTGCCCACGGTGGACCAGGTCTCGCGGAGCTGCGGAATGTCGCAGAGGTAGCGGCCCGTGTCCCACTCGTAGACGGGAAGCATCGCCCCGGCCTTGTGTCGGCCGCCGGGGGTGTGGTAGAGGGCTCCGTAGAGGGCGTGGGAGTCCGCCGCGTAGGTCACCATGACCGAACCGTCGGTCGAGGCGCCCTTCGTGACGATGAAGTTGGTGCAGGCCGAAACCGCTCCGTAACCGGCTACGGCGGCGAAGGCTGCGAGCATCAATCGGAAATTTTTCATGTTTTTCGGGTTTAGCACGTAAAGATAGAAAAAAAGCCGGAAACCGCTGCGCCGATCGATTCAAAATCGTATATTTGTGACGGCAACAACCTTTTCACGCCCGGAAATGCCCCTCCCGCTGCGGAGGTAAAATCGTAAAAACCAATATTTTGTCATGCGTAGGATTTGTGCGGTGCTGTTTATCTGTCTCTTCGCGTCGGGGTGCGGTCTCAAGGTGGAACGCCCGAAGGAGATCCTGGTGACCGACATCATGATGCCTGCCGACGGGGAGTTTGAGCCGGGCGATCGTGTGACCGTCACGGCCTCGGGGTTCGAATCGGGGGACGAAATCCGGTTCGAAATTGCCTGGACCGGCGGTTCGGAGGAGTTTGCCCCGGAGGGCTGTGCCAAGGGGGTCCGGGGCATCGTAACGGAGCGCACGGCCGGGTCGATCACCTTCCTGGCCCCGGGCCACTATCCTCCCTCGACGGTCGGGGTACAGCTCTTCCGCGGGGGAATCTTCCAGACGCTCGGCACGATCCGCGTGAGCGACGGCGTGCAGCACGAACCCTTTCTCTATACGCTTACGCCGACTGCTGCGGGCGGAACCTCCGTGGCCCGTGGCCCGATGTACGCCTCGACCGATATGCGCGAGGAGGTGCTGACCACCGGCCTGACGCTGGATTATGCCGTGGGGAGCATCGGCACCGGCACGGCCTGCGGCATGGCGGACGGACGGCTCGTCGACCTCGACCTCGTGACCCGTCATACGCAGGAATCGGGCGACGGAGCCTTGCTTGCGGGATCGATCTCCGCCTCGGCGGTGGCGGCTCTCTACGGCCGCGACGACCGGCTCTACCTCTCCGGCGGCACGTCGCAGCCCTATTCGTGGCAGCTGCCCGAAGGCGTCACCGCGGACCGCATCGTCCGCCAGCCCTTCGCCTATGCTTTCCAGGCGCTTCTGCTCACGGTGCGCAACGACGACGGCACCTTTTCGCCGCTGGTGCTTCCGCTGTCCGGAGGCTTCGGGGCGCTGCTCGGTCCGGCCGTTGCGTCGGAATACCTGCTCCCTTACTGGATCATGCAACCGTCGGCCGACGATCCCGCACGGCTGGAGCGCGTGGGCGGCTATGCCGCACTGCACGGGAACATGACCTGGTTCCAACCCCTCGACCCTGCCACACTGGAGTTGAAACCCAAATTGGAACAAACCGACCTCTTGGTTGCCGGCCGGGTGCTGTCGATGACCCAGTGTGTCGTGGCGGGGGAAGATTCGTCCGGGGAGGAGTCGTCCGGGACGACAGTGCCCGAGGTCCGGATCGGCGTGATGACCGAGTTCGAAGGCCAGCGCGAAGCCTGGATCTATAACCCCGCAACGCACTCCGGGACGGGGGTCCTGAACGATGCCGACCTCTCCGCCGTGACGGGCATTTTCCTGGCGCAGTAAGCCCGAAGCGGTTCCGACCGTGTGATTTTCCGGGCACAGTAAGCCCGGCGGAGCCGCCGACCGCAGATTTTCCGGACAAAACCATCCGTCGAGGCGGATTTTTCCCTATTTTTACGGAAAATTAGCAAGCCCATGTCAGAGATTGCATCCCAACTGGCCCTGGTCCGGCAGTCGCTGCCTGCGGGGGTGACGCTCGTCGCCGTGTCGAAAACCCACCCCGCGGAGGCGATCCGCACGGCCTACGGCGCCGGGCAGCGCATCTTCGGCGAAAGCCGCCCCCAGGAGCTGCGCGCGAAGTACGAAGCGCTGCCGAAGGATATTGTGTGGCACATGATCGGCCACCTGCAGACCAACAAGATCAAATACATCGCACCGTTCATCGCACTGATCGAATCGGTGGACAGCGCCCGGCTCGCCGAGGCGATCCAAAAGGAGGCCGTGAAATGCGGCCGGGTGATCGACATTCTGCTGGAGATCC from uncultured Alistipes sp. carries:
- the fmt gene encoding methionyl-tRNA formyltransferase, which codes for MDAKKLRIVFMGTPEFAVPSLRALVAGGYQVVGVVTAPDKPAGRGQRMHESDVKIAARELGLPVLQPVKLRDPEFIEALRAWQPDLGIVIAFRMLPEVVWAMPRLGTFNLHASLLPQYRGAAPINWAIINGETETGVTTFLLNHEIDKGAIIGQLRVPIGAEDTIGTMYERLMEVGTGLVLDTVERIASGRIEPIEQQGIDESTLRPAPKIFKEDCRIDWSWPGKRIVDFIRGLSPYPAAWTAMYREGSGEEALTAKIFAAKFEAADHAGIACGTVESDGRSFIRVACADGWVRLEELQIAGKKRLAVRELLLGWRDVLQYYFEKQ
- a CDS encoding site-specific integrase; the protein is MPRIKKPTKVKEPVRLRTKKLADGSQSLYLDIYRFGKRTYEYLKLYLIPETDNNARLQNQATMNAANAIKSKRIIQLTNGEAGIEHREKVFLLDWMKTYKENQAKRGKKDGNQIMVTIRILKDYAGERMTMDQIDKAFCQEYIDYLQTEYRPKGKRVSNFTLHTYYRILNGALNAAVRADIIKSNPFTKINNSDKIRLPESKRSYMTIEEVRALIATPMKNKAVKQAYLFSCFCGLRISDIIGLRWKDVFVDRGQYRLAVSMQKTKEPIYLPLSPEALKWMPERGDKMAEDHVFDLPSPTMINLLLKPWAKAAGIDKRFSFHTARHTFATMMLTLGADLYTTSKLLGHADVKMTQVYAKIINQKKDDAVNLVNGLFD
- a CDS encoding DUF6140 family protein, producing MATWNIKTAVDILLKNGQKISKGTSVKVIGDHTNPMFSKGGREAVQNAFKSQYGVDVPSYKINRGNMK
- a CDS encoding 2-oxoacid:acceptor oxidoreductase family protein is translated as MKETLIIAGFGGQGVLSMGKILAYSGVMQDFEVTWMPSYGPEMRGGTANVTVILSDRKISSPIAHEFDTAIILNQQSMEKFEPMVKPGGVLIYDTNGITRHPVRTDISVYAIDATAECAKLGQAKMFNTMILGGYLKVCPVVEMENVMVGLKKSLPERAWKMLPQNEEAIRHGGEIIHKIR
- a CDS encoding thiamine pyrophosphate-dependent enzyme gives rise to the protein MAEVEIKQENLVYAKPKLITDNVMHYCPGCSHGTVHKLIAEVIEEMGLEDRTVGISPVGCSVFAYNYIDIDWIEAAHGRALAIASAVKRLWPGNMVFTYQGDGDLSAIGTAESIHAAARGENVVAIYINNAIYGMTGGQMAPTTLLGMKTSTTPYGRDPRLNGYPYKIAEMMAHLDGATYITRQSVHTAANVRKCKRAIRKAFENAMAGNGFSLVEVVSTCNSGWKLSPVASNRWLEENMLPYYPLGDIKDVKKE
- a CDS encoding 3-methyl-2-oxobutanoate dehydrogenase subunit VorB; its protein translation is MAEKEVKLMKGNEVIAHAAIRYGCDGYFGYPITPQSEVMETLMELKPWETTGMVVLQAESEVSSINMVYGAAATGKRVMTSSSSPGISLMAEGLSYLAGAELPCLVVNCQRGGPGLGTIQPSQGDYFQAVKGGGHGDYHLIVLAPNSVQEMHDHVALAFDLAFKYRNPAMILADGAIGQMMEKVVLAPQRPRKSDEEIKAECRTWATFGKTADRERNIVTSLELQSEKMEVINLRLQEKYKAMEEHEVRYEAVECDDAEYVIVAFGSSARICSATVEMARAEGLKVGLLRPITLYPFPTKQIAELAARGVKGFLSAELNAGQMVEDVRLAVNGKAPVEHYGRQGGMLFNPDEVLDALKEKLIKK
- a CDS encoding 4Fe-4S dicluster domain-containing protein is translated as MAKIKGTIVVDRERCKGCGVCVSVCPCEVLALSAEVNGKGYPVAWMANPDACTGCASCAVICPDSVITVYRQKFE
- the lpdA gene encoding dihydrolipoyl dehydrogenase, coding for MKYDMLIVGSGPGGYVAAIRAAQLGRKVALVERAEAGGVCLNWGCIPTKALLKSAQVYGWCSHAGQYGLELSGEIRPNLEKIVARSRAVAETMSRGVQFLLKKNNIDLIAGTGRLTAPGRVDVDGTEYEADHIILATGARPREMAFIPVDGEHVITSRQALTLTRLPETMIVVGSGAIGSEFAWFYAALGVKVTVIEYLPRMMPLEDEEVSKAMERAFRKLRATVLVGTAVKQVRVTDEGRCEVEIEGRKGPETLTADVVLSAVGIQSNIEGIGLEELGVAVERGKVCVDEFYRTNVPGIYAIGDIVPGPALAHVASAEGICCVEAICGLSPEPVDYAAIPSCVFTQPEVASVGMTEQQAAEQGIAVKIGRFPFTASGKATAAGDRDGFVKLIFDGQERLLGAHMVGASVTEMLAEPTLARKLGATAHEIARTIHAHPTMNEGVMEAAEAALGAAIHL